In Halopelagius longus, the following proteins share a genomic window:
- a CDS encoding Rpp14/Pop5 family protein, which yields MKHLPKHIRPRWRYLAVEIEAWPDADFDRGDFQRDLWYAAQNLYGDAGSADADLTVLSFRLEDGEGETIVRAHRGKTDRARAAVACVSRVGGDPVGLRIRGISGTVRACEESYLNGRAGDCEQRNVVFENDSRPAVVRDSRVDVRGADGFAGATKLDFE from the coding sequence ATGAAGCACCTCCCGAAGCACATCCGCCCGCGGTGGCGGTATCTCGCGGTCGAAATCGAGGCGTGGCCCGACGCGGACTTCGACCGCGGCGACTTCCAACGCGACCTGTGGTACGCCGCGCAGAATCTCTACGGCGACGCCGGGAGCGCCGACGCCGACCTGACCGTCCTCTCGTTTCGCCTCGAAGACGGCGAGGGCGAGACGATAGTCCGCGCCCACCGGGGGAAGACCGACCGCGCCCGCGCCGCAGTCGCCTGCGTCAGTCGCGTCGGCGGCGACCCCGTGGGACTCCGAATCCGCGGGATTTCGGGCACCGTGCGTGCCTGTGAGGAAAGTTATTTGAACGGGCGGGCCGGAGACTGTGAACAGAGAAACGTCGTGTTCGAGAACGACTCTCGGCCCGCCGTCGTCCGCGATTCGCGGGTGGACGTCCGCGGTGCCGACGGGTTCGCGGGCGCGACGAAACTCGATTTCGAGTGA
- the psmA gene encoding archaeal proteasome endopeptidase complex subunit alpha: MQGQAQQQAYDRGITIFSPDGRLYQVEYAREAVKRGTASVGVRTPEGVVLAADKRSRSPLMEPTSVEKLHKADTHIGLASAGHVADARQLIDFARRQAQVNRLRYGEPIGIETLTKNVTDHIQQYTQVGGARPFGVALLIGGVENGTPRLYETDPSGTPYEWKAVSIGEDRGDLQEYLEENYSEEMTLDEGLGLALRAIASTNDDQLDAAGVDVATVSAETEEYVQLTNDEVESYITENDLEPTDEDDEDAAEEEE; the protein is encoded by the coding sequence ATGCAGGGACAAGCCCAACAGCAGGCATACGACCGCGGGATAACGATTTTCTCGCCTGATGGCCGCCTCTATCAGGTCGAATACGCCCGCGAGGCGGTGAAGCGAGGGACGGCGAGCGTCGGCGTTCGAACGCCGGAAGGCGTCGTTCTCGCCGCGGACAAGCGCTCTCGCTCTCCCCTCATGGAACCGACGAGCGTCGAGAAGTTACACAAGGCGGACACCCACATCGGCCTGGCCTCCGCGGGACACGTCGCCGACGCCCGGCAACTCATCGACTTCGCCCGCCGGCAGGCGCAGGTGAACCGACTCCGCTACGGCGAACCGATCGGCATCGAGACGCTGACGAAGAACGTCACCGACCACATCCAGCAGTACACGCAGGTCGGCGGCGCGCGCCCGTTCGGCGTCGCCCTCCTCATCGGCGGCGTCGAGAACGGCACGCCGCGTCTCTACGAGACGGACCCCTCGGGGACGCCGTACGAGTGGAAGGCCGTCTCCATCGGCGAGGACCGGGGCGACCTTCAGGAGTACCTCGAAGAGAACTACTCCGAGGAGATGACCTTAGACGAGGGCCTCGGACTCGCACTCCGCGCCATCGCCTCCACGAACGACGACCAACTCGACGCCGCGGGCGTCGACGTCGCCACCGTCTCCGCGGAGACGGAGGAGTACGTCCAACTGACGAACGACGAGGTGGAGTCGTACATCACGGAGAACGACCTCGAACCCACGGACGAGGACGACGAAGACGCGGCCGAAGAAGAAGAGTAA
- a CDS encoding NRDE family protein, whose amino-acid sequence MCTLTIAWRVFDDAPVVVAANRDEALDRPSEPPAVAEGNPAFIAPRDAEAGGTWVGYNDRGLFVGITNRWISVEGGGERSRGQLVRDALRCESAEAAKATVEEAVSEAVYDGFNLVVADSEAAYLFEWDGELRTTAFDPGVHVVVNVGTDEEFFEPPARPEAGRQQAENARAVRSALEPEPGESAAEWRERAAAVLGDHEYGVCVHDPEGRFGTVSSSLITLFAGGEAEYEFAPGPPCRTAYRRVESQV is encoded by the coding sequence GTGTGCACTCTGACGATAGCGTGGCGAGTGTTCGACGACGCACCGGTCGTCGTCGCGGCGAACCGCGACGAGGCGTTGGACCGACCGTCCGAACCGCCCGCCGTCGCCGAGGGCAACCCCGCGTTCATCGCGCCGAGGGACGCGGAGGCCGGCGGCACGTGGGTCGGCTACAACGACCGCGGCCTGTTCGTCGGCATCACCAACCGCTGGATTTCGGTCGAGGGCGGCGGCGAACGCTCCCGCGGTCAGTTGGTCCGCGACGCCCTCCGATGCGAGTCGGCCGAGGCGGCGAAGGCGACGGTCGAGGAGGCGGTTTCCGAAGCGGTCTACGACGGGTTCAACCTCGTCGTCGCCGACTCCGAGGCGGCGTACCTCTTCGAGTGGGACGGCGAACTCCGGACGACGGCGTTCGACCCCGGCGTCCACGTCGTCGTGAACGTGGGGACGGACGAGGAGTTCTTCGAACCGCCGGCGAGACCCGAAGCGGGCCGCCAGCAGGCCGAAAACGCGCGCGCGGTTCGGTCGGCGCTGGAACCCGAACCCGGCGAGTCCGCGGCGGAGTGGCGCGAACGCGCCGCCGCGGTCCTCGGCGACCACGAGTACGGCGTCTGCGTCCACGACCCCGAGGGTCGCTTCGGTACCGTCTCCTCGTCGCTCATCACGCTGTTCGCAGGCGGGGAGGCGGAGTACGAGTTCGCGCCCGGACCGCCCTGTCGGACGGCGTACCGGCGGGTCGAAAGTCAAGTTTAA
- a CDS encoding helix-turn-helix transcriptional regulator gives MSAGEAEPDLSEAERAGLELIRESGGIHQSDFWKELDISSRKGSRVAERLASLGLIKREDTVYNGHNTYYLEPAAKDLEFSLLMAGDMLSPFIGEEEINANSNAFSQWLMNLAYEEY, from the coding sequence ATGAGCGCAGGCGAGGCCGAACCCGACCTTTCGGAAGCCGAACGCGCGGGACTGGAACTCATCCGCGAGAGCGGAGGTATCCACCAGAGCGACTTCTGGAAGGAGCTCGACATCTCCTCCCGAAAGGGAAGTCGCGTCGCCGAGCGTCTCGCGTCGCTCGGCCTCATCAAACGCGAGGACACGGTGTACAACGGACACAACACCTACTACCTCGAACCCGCCGCGAAGGACCTCGAGTTCTCCCTGCTTATGGCCGGCGACATGCTGTCGCCGTTCATCGGCGAGGAGGAGATAAACGCAAACAGCAACGCGTTCTCGCAGTGGCTGATGAACCTCGCCTACGAGGAGTACTGA
- a CDS encoding amidohydrolase family protein: MVDETETSETGMSRRNYLQTGAAALASVAFASNAAADEQESDSSGGTSGGSNPTLIKDGTVVTVDPDHGIRYDTDVYVKNGEIRAIEKDISAPSADVIDASDSIVVPGFVNAHLHTWESGVRGIAGNWTFMEYLEKMLGNISSQYRPQDAYLGNLFGAVQQLNAGTTTVLDWFHIANSPGHTNRAIEGLEDAGIRALFAHGPPGDDSAKWWENSSVTHPDDIRRLARERFPSDDGLLTLAMGARGPDYSTDEVTRKDIELARELGIPVSMHIGSLGPGGVKKLDELGLLGDDLNYVHGNRLTEEEFELVGQSGGSLSTTPEVELQMGMGMPALGDALEAGAVPSVGVDIVSNVSDDLFTQLRMALQVERGIRNQSAVEANEQIQDVTPTAHRALEFATIEGARALGLEDEIGSLTPGKRADITIIAGDDLNTAPVHNPVETVVLQAGIENVDTVLVDGNVVKRDGLVYNRTAQNNLDRLERSGRRILRESGLATSE, encoded by the coding sequence ATGGTAGACGAGACTGAGACCTCCGAAACGGGCATGTCGCGCCGCAACTACCTCCAAACGGGGGCGGCCGCCCTCGCGTCGGTCGCGTTCGCGTCGAACGCGGCGGCCGACGAACAGGAATCCGACAGTTCGGGTGGCACGTCCGGCGGAAGTAACCCGACTCTCATCAAGGACGGGACAGTTGTCACGGTCGACCCCGACCACGGGATTCGGTACGACACGGACGTCTACGTGAAGAACGGCGAGATCCGGGCCATCGAGAAAGACATCAGCGCGCCGTCGGCCGACGTCATCGACGCGAGCGACTCCATCGTCGTACCCGGATTCGTCAACGCCCACCTCCACACGTGGGAGTCCGGCGTCCGCGGCATCGCGGGCAACTGGACGTTCATGGAGTATCTGGAGAAGATGCTCGGCAACATCAGCAGCCAGTACCGCCCGCAGGACGCCTACCTCGGCAACCTGTTCGGCGCGGTTCAGCAACTCAACGCGGGGACGACGACCGTCCTCGACTGGTTCCACATCGCCAATTCGCCGGGGCACACGAACCGCGCCATCGAAGGGCTTGAGGACGCGGGCATCCGCGCACTGTTCGCTCACGGCCCGCCTGGCGACGACAGCGCGAAGTGGTGGGAGAACAGTTCGGTGACCCACCCCGACGACATCCGACGGCTGGCCCGCGAGCGATTCCCGAGCGACGACGGCCTGCTCACCCTCGCCATGGGCGCCCGCGGCCCCGACTACTCGACGGACGAAGTCACCCGGAAGGACATCGAACTCGCCCGCGAACTCGGGATTCCGGTGTCCATGCACATCGGCTCGCTCGGCCCGGGCGGCGTGAAGAAACTCGACGAACTCGGCCTCCTCGGCGACGACCTCAACTACGTCCACGGAAACCGCCTCACCGAGGAGGAGTTCGAACTCGTGGGACAGTCCGGCGGGTCGCTCTCGACGACCCCCGAGGTCGAACTCCAGATGGGGATGGGGATGCCCGCGCTCGGCGACGCGCTCGAAGCCGGCGCCGTCCCCTCTGTCGGCGTCGACATCGTCTCGAACGTCAGCGACGACCTGTTCACCCAACTCCGGATGGCCCTACAGGTCGAGCGGGGCATCCGTAACCAGTCCGCCGTCGAGGCGAACGAACAGATTCAAGACGTCACGCCGACCGCCCACCGGGCGCTGGAGTTCGCCACCATCGAGGGCGCCCGCGCGCTCGGTCTGGAGGACGAAATCGGTTCGCTCACGCCCGGCAAGCGCGCGGACATCACCATCATCGCCGGCGACGACCTCAACACTGCGCCGGTCCACAACCCCGTCGAGACCGTCGTCCTCCAAGCCGGCATCGAGAACGTCGACACCGTACTCGTCGACGGGAACGTCGTCAAACGCGACGGCCTCGTCTACAACCGCACGGCACAGAACAACCTCGACCGCCTAGAGCGGTCCGGTCGCCGCATCCTCCGTGAGAGCGGGCTGGCTACGAGCGAGTGA
- a CDS encoding universal stress protein: protein MYDSILVPTDGSEGTAVALEHALDIAKTRDATVHALSVVDRRIRMAAGVEQREAVANSLHDRAIEAVEAVADAARDADVQATTAVRKGVPYRCILDYADEHDVDLVVMGTHGRTGRDKLASLGSVTERVVQNTNRPVLVVSI, encoded by the coding sequence ATGTACGACTCGATACTCGTCCCGACGGACGGAAGCGAGGGCACCGCCGTCGCACTCGAACACGCCCTCGACATCGCCAAAACGCGGGATGCGACCGTCCACGCCCTCTCGGTGGTGGACCGGCGCATCCGCATGGCGGCCGGGGTGGAACAGCGAGAAGCGGTCGCGAACTCGCTGCACGACAGGGCGATAGAAGCCGTCGAGGCGGTGGCCGACGCCGCCCGCGACGCCGACGTGCAGGCGACGACGGCCGTCCGGAAGGGCGTCCCGTACCGCTGTATCCTCGATTACGCCGACGAACACGACGTGGACTTAGTGGTGATGGGAACCCACGGCCGCACCGGGCGCGACAAACTCGCCAGTCTCGGCAGCGTCACTGAACGCGTCGTCCAGAACACGAACCGGCCGGTTCTCGTCGTGAGCATCTGA
- the purH gene encoding bifunctional phosphoribosylaminoimidazolecarboxamide formyltransferase/IMP cyclohydrolase, whose amino-acid sequence MTKIAGLASNRGRNLLHIDERAPGGAELAVVLSNEEGAPVLDAASERGIPTEVVAREDGESRESHEKRILGRLSAYDFDLVCLDGYMRVLTDEFIDNAPTTLNVHPSLLPSFPGMDAHEQVLEAGVRTTGCTVHVVTEEVDGGPIVTQEAVPVYQDDDEASLKRRVLREGEFVAYPRAVRWFAEGRAEVTDDGVVVEGDDGGDFPERRVVSNDRASELRYGENPHQDAAVYADDACEEASVVRAEQLNEGAKALSYNNYNDADGALNLIKEFDDPAAAVIKHTNPAGCATADTLAEAYDRALSTDPMSAFGGIVALNRECDAETAEQIVDSFKEVVVAPGYTDAALDVLTQKDNLRVLDVGELGERTDRLTEKPLVGGRLVQERDLWAPTAEDVDVVTETEPTDEQLETMLFAWKVLKHVKSNGILFASGTETVGVGMGQVSRVDAVRLAAMKAEEHAEGKGAEGAVMASDAFFPFPDGIEEAAEAGIEAVIQPGGSVNDEDVIDACDERDIAMVFTGRRCFRHD is encoded by the coding sequence ATGACCAAGATTGCGGGCTTGGCGAGCAACCGCGGACGGAACCTGCTTCACATCGACGAACGCGCGCCGGGCGGCGCGGAACTGGCCGTCGTCCTCTCGAACGAGGAGGGCGCGCCGGTTCTCGACGCCGCCTCCGAACGCGGCATTCCGACCGAAGTCGTCGCGCGCGAGGACGGCGAGTCCCGCGAGTCCCACGAGAAGCGCATCCTCGGCCGCCTGTCCGCGTACGACTTCGATTTGGTCTGTCTCGACGGCTACATGCGCGTCCTCACCGACGAGTTCATCGACAACGCGCCGACGACGCTGAACGTCCACCCCTCGCTCCTCCCGTCGTTCCCCGGGATGGACGCCCACGAACAGGTGTTGGAGGCGGGCGTCCGCACGACGGGGTGTACGGTCCACGTCGTCACCGAGGAGGTGGACGGGGGGCCGATCGTCACCCAAGAGGCCGTCCCCGTCTATCAGGACGACGACGAGGCGTCGCTGAAACGGCGAGTGCTCCGCGAGGGCGAGTTCGTCGCCTACCCGCGCGCGGTGCGGTGGTTCGCCGAGGGCCGGGCCGAAGTCACGGACGACGGCGTCGTCGTGGAGGGCGACGACGGCGGCGACTTCCCCGAACGCCGCGTCGTCTCGAACGACCGCGCCTCCGAACTGCGCTACGGCGAGAACCCCCATCAGGACGCCGCCGTCTACGCCGACGACGCCTGCGAGGAGGCCAGCGTCGTCCGCGCGGAGCAACTCAACGAGGGCGCGAAGGCCCTCTCGTACAACAACTACAACGACGCCGACGGCGCGTTGAACCTGATAAAGGAGTTCGACGACCCCGCCGCGGCGGTCATCAAGCACACCAACCCCGCCGGGTGCGCCACCGCCGACACCCTCGCGGAGGCGTACGACCGCGCCCTCTCGACTGACCCGATGAGCGCGTTCGGCGGCATCGTCGCCCTCAACCGCGAGTGCGACGCCGAGACGGCCGAACAGATAGTCGACTCGTTCAAGGAAGTCGTCGTCGCGCCGGGGTACACCGACGCCGCACTCGACGTTCTGACCCAGAAGGACAACCTCCGCGTGTTAGACGTGGGCGAGTTGGGAGAGCGAACCGACCGCCTCACCGAGAAACCCCTCGTCGGCGGGCGACTCGTGCAGGAACGCGACCTGTGGGCACCCACGGCCGAGGACGTGGACGTCGTCACGGAGACGGAACCCACCGACGAGCAACTGGAGACGATGCTGTTCGCGTGGAAGGTGCTGAAGCACGTGAAATCGAACGGCATCCTCTTCGCCTCCGGCACGGAGACGGTGGGCGTCGGCATGGGGCAGGTGTCCCGCGTGGACGCCGTCCGCCTCGCCGCGATGAAAGCCGAGGAACACGCCGAGGGCAAGGGCGCGGAGGGTGCCGTGATGGCGTCGGACGCGTTCTTCCCGTTCCCGGACGGCATCGAAGAGGCCGCCGAGGCCGGAATCGAGGCGGTCATCCAACCCGGCGGCTCCGTCAACGACGAGGACGTCATCGACGCCTGCGACGAACGGGACATCGCGATGGTGTTCACCGGGCGTCGGTGCTTCCGTCACGACTGA
- the folP gene encoding dihydropteroate synthase, with amino-acid sequence MEYHEAVNFLFDLRRFQVKPGTASVRSLLAEFDDPQDDVSFVQIAGSNGKGSTARMAESVLREAGLTVGLYTSPHFEDIRERIRVDGRKIPESALAEFVAAAKPWLVERAASGEPLTFFEVMTAMAIWRFADADVDVAVLEVGMGGELDATSVVDPVASAVTNVTLEHTAVLGDTVEEIAEKKVAVAPDGRPLVTGATGDALDAIRDHEDELITVGTADAAMEPRPNVTVRYDGRVNHQESAVVVSGPSWGVEANIPLLGSYQAVNAGIACVVAEQAADEAGTTIDATTLERGLRRANWPGRFEVMERNPHVVLDGAHNPGACAELASVIEEFDFESLHLVFGAMHDKDHREMAAELPRPASVVTCRPNNARSEDPETLARVFEDEGAGDVTAGTTVSAALRTARERAGPDDCVLVAGSLFLVAEARTTWTRTVVSKRVETLSDADRLLSRANVPAEDAERTRGDAVHRVYRTTAQRRQARRLREEMLAVGGDCAVSGHRGEGEQVDVVLTGTRTQFERVRENLAYADEYGLSEFAGALDAALDGPPSRPAASDPADEPEYPWSDGTAVMGILNVTPDSFHDGGEYRDVEDALERAEAMAEAGADIIDIGGESTRPGADVVPVEEEIERIVPVIESLAETDALVSVDTRKADVARAALDAGADILNDVTGLEDPEMRFLAAERDVPVIVMHSIDAPVVPGKDVAYDDVVEDVIDELKERILLAEQAGVPRENVIVDPGLGFGKTAAEDFEMLDRIGEFESLGCPVLVGHSHKSMFELVGEEAGDNLEATIAATTIAADRGADIVRVHDVRENVAAVNVALATRDPSRFADGGE; translated from the coding sequence ATGGAGTACCACGAGGCGGTGAACTTCCTCTTCGACCTCCGCAGGTTTCAGGTGAAGCCCGGGACTGCGTCGGTCCGGTCGCTCCTCGCCGAGTTCGACGACCCGCAGGACGACGTGTCGTTCGTGCAGATAGCCGGGTCGAACGGAAAGGGAAGCACCGCCCGGATGGCGGAGTCGGTCCTCCGCGAAGCCGGCCTCACGGTCGGCCTCTACACGTCGCCGCACTTCGAGGACATCCGCGAGCGCATCCGCGTGGACGGCCGGAAGATTCCGGAGTCCGCGCTGGCGGAGTTCGTCGCGGCGGCGAAACCGTGGCTGGTCGAACGCGCCGCCTCGGGCGAACCGCTGACGTTCTTCGAGGTGATGACGGCGATGGCCATCTGGCGCTTCGCCGACGCCGACGTGGACGTTGCCGTCCTCGAAGTCGGCATGGGCGGAGAACTCGACGCGACGAGCGTCGTCGACCCCGTCGCCAGCGCGGTGACGAACGTGACGCTCGAACACACGGCCGTCCTCGGCGACACCGTCGAGGAGATTGCGGAGAAGAAAGTCGCCGTCGCGCCCGACGGGCGGCCCCTCGTCACCGGCGCGACGGGCGACGCCCTCGACGCGATTCGCGACCACGAGGACGAGTTGATAACCGTCGGGACGGCGGACGCGGCGATGGAACCCAGGCCGAACGTGACCGTCCGCTACGACGGCCGGGTGAACCACCAGGAGTCGGCCGTCGTCGTCTCCGGCCCCTCGTGGGGCGTCGAGGCGAACATCCCGCTCCTCGGTTCGTATCAGGCGGTCAACGCCGGTATCGCCTGCGTCGTCGCCGAACAGGCCGCCGACGAGGCGGGGACGACCATCGACGCGACGACGCTCGAACGCGGCCTCAGGCGGGCGAACTGGCCGGGGCGGTTCGAGGTGATGGAGCGGAACCCCCACGTCGTCTTGGACGGCGCGCACAACCCCGGCGCGTGCGCGGAACTGGCGTCCGTAATCGAGGAGTTCGACTTCGAGAGCCTCCACCTCGTCTTCGGCGCGATGCACGACAAGGACCACCGCGAGATGGCGGCCGAACTCCCGCGCCCGGCGTCCGTCGTGACGTGCAGGCCGAACAACGCCCGCTCTGAGGACCCCGAGACGCTGGCCCGCGTGTTCGAAGACGAGGGCGCGGGCGACGTGACCGCCGGAACCACCGTCTCCGCGGCGCTTCGGACGGCGCGGGAACGCGCCGGACCGGACGACTGCGTCCTCGTCGCCGGGTCTCTGTTTCTCGTCGCGGAGGCGCGGACGACGTGGACGCGGACGGTGGTCTCGAAGCGCGTGGAGACGCTCTCGGACGCCGACCGCCTCCTCTCGCGGGCGAACGTCCCGGCCGAGGACGCCGAACGGACGCGCGGGGACGCCGTCCACCGCGTCTACCGAACGACCGCACAGCGGAGACAGGCCCGCCGCCTCCGCGAGGAGATGCTGGCCGTCGGCGGCGACTGCGCCGTCTCGGGGCACCGCGGCGAGGGCGAACAGGTGGACGTGGTGCTGACGGGGACGCGAACGCAGTTCGAACGCGTCCGGGAGAACCTCGCGTACGCCGACGAGTACGGCCTCTCGGAGTTCGCCGGAGCGCTCGACGCCGCCCTCGACGGGCCGCCGTCCCGACCCGCGGCGTCCGACCCGGCGGACGAACCGGAGTACCCGTGGAGCGACGGTACCGCCGTCATGGGCATCCTGAACGTCACGCCGGACAGCTTCCACGACGGCGGCGAGTACCGCGACGTCGAGGACGCCCTCGAACGCGCCGAGGCGATGGCCGAGGCGGGCGCGGACATCATCGACATCGGCGGCGAGTCCACCCGCCCCGGCGCGGACGTGGTGCCGGTCGAAGAGGAGATAGAGCGCATCGTCCCGGTCATCGAATCCCTCGCGGAGACGGACGCCCTCGTCTCCGTGGACACGCGGAAGGCGGACGTCGCCCGCGCGGCACTCGACGCCGGGGCCGACATCCTCAACGACGTGACCGGCCTCGAAGACCCCGAGATGCGCTTTCTCGCAGCCGAGCGCGACGTTCCGGTCATCGTCATGCACAGCATCGACGCGCCCGTCGTCCCCGGCAAGGACGTCGCGTACGACGACGTGGTCGAGGACGTGATAGACGAACTGAAAGAGCGGATCCTGCTGGCCGAACAGGCGGGCGTCCCCCGCGAGAACGTCATCGTCGACCCCGGCCTCGGGTTCGGCAAGACCGCCGCCGAGGACTTCGAGATGCTGGACCGGATCGGCGAGTTCGAGTCGCTCGGCTGCCCGGTTCTCGTCGGTCACTCCCACAAGTCGATGTTCGAACTCGTCGGCGAGGAGGCGGGCGACAACCTCGAAGCGACTATCGCCGCCACGACCATCGCCGCGGACCGCGGGGCCGACATCGTCCGCGTCCACGACGTGCGCGAGAACGTCGCGGCGGTGAACGTCGCCCTCGCGACGCGCGACCCGAGTCGGTTCGCCGACGGCGGCGAGTGA
- a CDS encoding helix-turn-helix domain-containing protein, giving the protein MREFAFTVTYEEGADDLMDVFIRNPGLSSHTVSCHVSEDTMWRVDEVTGPEDTLDAYDDVLARLTRCSSLRGMGGCALDWRHEVLEETPTSRVVYSQQSESPGCRSIPYLVANHLGDGVLLHAEQHRHNYVWRVVADDDTAMSEVYERLADNLREGLSLTFDYVESAPDWSNRRTDDASLPPKQREALELAVERGYYERPRRNSLQEIAEQEGIPTSTLQYRITSAEQRVVKAFLGDSAPTGPSVPVSALSQ; this is encoded by the coding sequence ATGCGCGAGTTCGCCTTCACCGTCACCTACGAGGAGGGTGCGGACGACCTGATGGACGTTTTCATCCGGAATCCGGGGCTCTCTTCGCACACCGTCTCCTGCCACGTCTCCGAGGATACGATGTGGCGCGTCGACGAAGTCACGGGTCCCGAGGACACCCTCGACGCCTACGACGACGTCCTCGCGCGGCTCACCCGTTGTTCGAGCCTCCGCGGGATGGGCGGGTGTGCCCTCGACTGGCGCCACGAGGTGCTGGAAGAAACCCCGACGAGTCGCGTCGTTTACTCCCAGCAGTCGGAGAGTCCCGGCTGTCGCTCTATCCCCTACTTGGTCGCGAACCACCTCGGCGACGGCGTCCTGCTCCACGCCGAACAGCACCGCCACAACTACGTCTGGCGCGTCGTCGCCGACGACGACACCGCGATGAGCGAGGTGTACGAGCGACTCGCCGACAACCTCCGCGAGGGGCTTTCGCTCACCTTCGACTACGTCGAGAGCGCACCCGACTGGTCGAACCGCCGGACCGACGACGCCAGCCTCCCGCCGAAACAGCGCGAGGCGCTCGAACTCGCCGTCGAACGCGGCTACTACGAACGGCCCCGACGCAACTCCCTGCAGGAGATTGCAGAGCAGGAAGGAATCCCCACCTCGACGCTCCAATACCGCATTACGAGCGCCGAGCAACGCGTCGTCAAGGCGTTCCTCGGCGACTCCGCGCCCACCGGACCGTCGGTCCCCGTGTCGGCGCTGTCCCAGTAG
- a CDS encoding class I SAM-dependent methyltransferase — translation MKKTIEEHADRFSKAAAEYDDSQDSEEYLACANLVVEHAAPTADDVVLDLGTGTGAIALALAPDAKRVVGRDISEGMLEQARQKAEDAGIGNVEFGEGRFRDPNYDGPVDIVTSNFAMHHLSDEEKREAIGVIAELNPDRFVLGDVMFFGAPDPEEPFYSPEVDDPATVGVLVDALTDEGFVLTAVERVHEQVGVLVAERFGSAGERVELDEADEE, via the coding sequence ATGAAGAAGACGATTGAGGAACACGCCGACCGGTTCTCGAAGGCCGCCGCCGAGTACGACGACTCGCAGGACTCCGAGGAGTATCTCGCCTGCGCGAACCTCGTCGTCGAACACGCCGCGCCGACGGCCGACGACGTAGTGCTCGATTTAGGAACGGGGACGGGCGCTATCGCGTTGGCCCTCGCGCCGGACGCGAAGCGAGTCGTCGGCCGCGACATCAGCGAAGGGATGCTCGAACAGGCGCGGCAGAAGGCCGAAGACGCCGGGATAGGGAACGTGGAGTTCGGCGAGGGGCGGTTCCGCGACCCGAACTACGACGGCCCCGTCGATATAGTGACGTCGAACTTCGCGATGCATCACCTCTCCGACGAGGAGAAACGCGAGGCCATCGGCGTCATCGCGGAGCTGAACCCCGACCGGTTCGTCCTCGGGGACGTGATGTTCTTCGGGGCGCCCGACCCCGAGGAACCGTTCTACAGTCCCGAGGTGGACGACCCCGCGACGGTGGGGGTCCTCGTGGACGCGTTGACCGACGAGGGGTTCGTCCTCACCGCCGTCGAACGGGTCCACGAACAGGTGGGCGTCCTCGTGGCCGAACGGTTCGGTTCGGCGGGCGAGAGAGTCGAACTCGACGAGGCCGACGAGGAGTAG
- a CDS encoding DUF7534 family protein has translation MNQSLWTRFLLVSVTLVTLGFVVSAFLTPPDPYTQILTVPVILLVAIPLSYWIVYKRGLPV, from the coding sequence ATGAATCAGTCGCTGTGGACGCGGTTCCTACTCGTCTCCGTCACGCTCGTAACTCTCGGCTTCGTCGTGAGCGCCTTCCTCACCCCACCGGACCCGTACACGCAGATACTCACGGTACCGGTGATTCTGTTGGTGGCGATTCCCCTCTCGTACTGGATAGTGTACAAAAGGGGGCTTCCGGTCTGA